One window of the Spea bombifrons isolate aSpeBom1 chromosome 8, aSpeBom1.2.pri, whole genome shotgun sequence genome contains the following:
- the RAP2C gene encoding ras-related protein Rap-2c yields MREYKVVVLGSGGVGKSALTVQFVTGTFIEKYDPTIEDFYRKEIEVDSSPSVLEILDTAGTEQFASMRDLYIKNGQGFILVYSLVNQQSFQDIKPMRDQIVRVKRYEKVPLILVGNKVDLESEREVMAAEGRSLAQEWGCPFMETSAKSKTMVDELFAEIVRQMNYASLPEKQDQCCTTCTVQ; encoded by the exons ATGAGGGAATACAAGGTGGTGGTGTTGGGCAGCGGTGGGGTTGGAAAGTCGGCTCTGACTGTACAGTTTGTCACAGGCACCTTCATAGAGAAGTATGACCCTACAATTGAGGATTTCTACCGTAAGGAGATTGAGGTGGACTCTTCACCCTCTGTCCTGGAGATCCTGGACACAGCGGGTACTGAACAATTTGCCTCCATGAGGGACCTGTACATCAAGAATGGCCAGGGGTTCATCCTAGTGTATAGTCTGGTGAATCAGCAGTCGTTCCAG GACATCAAGCCAATGCGGGACCAAATAGTCAGAGTCAAGCGGTATGAAAAGGTGCCACTCATTCTAGTTGGGAACAAGGTAGATCTGGAGTCTGAGAGAGAGGTCATGGCAGCAGAAGGCCGATCTCTAGCACAGGAGTGGGGCTGTCCGTTCATGGAGACCTCGGCCAAGAGCAAGACAATGGTGGATGAACTGTTTGCTGAGATCGTCAGGCAAATGAACTATGCATCTTTGCCTGAGAAGCAGGATCAGTGTTGTACAACGTGCACTGTTCAATGA